A window from Citrus sinensis cultivar Valencia sweet orange chromosome 3, DVS_A1.0, whole genome shotgun sequence encodes these proteins:
- the LOC102627555 gene encoding uncharacterized protein LOC102627555 isoform X2 — MEEEMNDYEEGVELENDEVENDNENEVEDEEEEEAGAGGRVDGDGEEEEEYVFRFKSGVNPLEWTENETSGLEAYQQFERLEYEALADRKRKAIAATNTEEDVAGTSVDAIMELINYGGYRRKTRKLNKKRGRRKGSKNKLSPGVTKLLGEASLQYAYGNFEQAISLLKEVVRLSPNLPETYNTLGLAHSALGNHKSAFAFYVIAAHLSPKDSALWKQLLTFAVQKGDTAQAMYYLRQAIRAEPKDISLRIHLASFYVEIGDYEKAAESYEQIQKSFPDNVDATKTGAQLFLKCGQTARSIGILEEYLKVHPSDADLSVIDLLVAILMENNAYEKTLQHIEHAQIVRFSGKELPLKLKVKAGICYLRLGNMEKAEILFADLQWKNAIDHADLITEVADTLMSLGHSNSALKYYHFLETNAGTDNGYLYLKLAECYLFLKETAHAIMFFYKALDRFEDNIDARLTLASLLLEEAKEEEAITLLSPPKGSGILLCHIYRAKGMPEDFVDAIFPLVCESLCVEALRQKVKVKRRLTKGILQQRTKIYNNLPTDSILCGIRPAAPKSELLVAARARKKIQKKEALKEEKKALAKAAGVEWHSDDTDDESQQEAFREPPLPNLLKNEENQCLIIDLCKALASLQRYEEASEIINLSMRLAYNILPLEKKEELRSLGAKMAYDSTDPNHGFDCAKYILQLHPYSLSAWNCYYKVLSRVGKINSKHSKHSKFIRYLRAKYKDCVPPIIISGHQFTMASHHQDAARCYLEAYKLLPENPLINLCVGSALINLALGFRLQNKHQCLAQGFAFLYNNLRLCEHSQEALYNIARACHHVGLVSLAASYYEKVLAIKEKDYPIPKHNDKRPDLMESGESGYCDLQREAAYNLHLIYKNSGAVDLARQLLKDYCTF; from the exons atggaagaagaaatgaatGATTACGAAGAAGGAGTAGAGCTAGAAAACGACGAAGTCGAAAACGATAATGAAAACGAAGTtgaagacgaagaagaagaggaagcaggAGCAGGAGGCAGAGTCGATGGTGAcggtgaagaagaagaagagtacGTGTTTCGATTCAAAAGCGGCGTGAATCCTTTAGAATGGACGGAAAACGAGACATCAGGTCTCGAAGCTTACCAGCAATTCGAACGCCTCGAGTACGAAGCCCTCGCCGACCGCAAACGGAAAGCAATCGCCGCCACTAACAC TGAAGAAGATGTAGCGGGAACGAGCGTGGATGCAATTATGGAATTGATCAATTACGGCGGTTATCGTAGAAAAACAAgaaag CTGAATAAGAAAAGAGGTAGACGAAAGGGGTCGAAGAACAAACTTAGTCCCGGAGTTACGAAATTGCTTGGTGAAGCTAGTCTTCAGTATGCTTATGGTAATTTTGAACAG GCTATATCTTTGCTGAAAGAAGTTGTTCGGTTATCACCTAATTTGCCTGAAACGTACAACACGCTTGGACTTGCACACAGTGCACTTGGAAATCATAAATCAGCATTTGCTTTCTATGTAATTGCTGCGCATCTTTCTCCCAAAGATTCAGCTTTGTGGAAGCAGCTTTTAACTTTTGCGGT ACAAAAGGGGGACACAGCTCAAGCCATGTATTACCTTCGTCAAGCAATTAGAGCAGAGCCTAAAGATATTAGTCTAAGAATTCATCTCGCATCATTCTATGTTGAGATTGGAGATTATGAGAAAGCTGCGGAGTCCTATGAACAGATACAAAAATCATTTCCAGACAATGTTGATGCTACCAAAACAGGGGCACAG TTATTCTTAAAATGTGGTCAGACTGCACGCTCCATCGGCATATTGGAGGAATATCTTAAGGTTCATCCATCTGATGCTGATTTGAGTGTGATTGATCTTCTGGTTGCCATACTCATGGAAAATAATGCATATGAGAAAACTCTGCAACATATTGAGCATGCGCAAATTGTCCGTTTTTCAGGAAAAGAACTgcctttgaaattgaaagttAAAGCAGGAATCTGCTACCTTCGTCTTGGAAATATGGAGAAGGCTGAG ATTCTCTTTGCTGATTTGCAATGGAAGAATGCAATTGATCATGCTGATCTGATTACCGAAGTTGCCGACACATTGATGAGTCTTGGGCATTCTAACTCTGCATTGAAGTACTATCATTTCTTGGAAACGAATGCTGGAACTGACAAT GGTTATTTATATCTAAAACTTGCTGAGTGTTACTTATTCTTGAAAGAAACAGCACATGCGATTATGTTCTTCTACAAAG CTTTGGATAGGTTTGAGGATAACATTGATGCTAGATTAACTTTGGCATCTCTCCTGCTTGAAGAGgctaaagaagaagaagcaataACTTTGCTATCACCTCCAAAAGGTTCAGGCATCCTT cTTTGCCACATTTATAGAGCTAAAGGGATGCCTGAGGACTTTGTTGATGCAATCTTTCCCTTGGTTTGTGAATCACTTTGTGTTGAAGCTCTTCGGCAAAAG GTTAAAGTGAAAAGAAGGCTAACAAAAGGTATCCTGCAACAACGaaccaaaatatataataatctGCCAACTGATAGCATACTGTGTGGAATTAGACCAGCGGCTCCGAAATCAGAATT GTTGGTAGCTGCTAGAGCAAGAAAGAAGATTCAAAAGAAGGAAGCATTaaaggaagaaaagaaagcttTGGCAAAGGCTGCAGGAGTTGAGTGGCATAGTGATGATACAGATGATGAATCTCAG CAAGAAGCATTCAGAGAACCTCCCCTGCCTAATCtcttgaaaaatgaagagaatCAATGTCTCATCATAGAT CTGTGCAAGGCGTTGGCATCTTTGCAAAGATATGAGGAAGCATCAGAGATCATTAATCTTTCTATGAGATTGGCCTACAACATACTGCCTCTTGAAAAAAAGGAGGAGCTTCGGTCACTTGGCGCCA AAATGGCATATGACAGCACTGATCCGAACCATGGATTTGACTGTGCAAAATACATTCTTCAGCTGCATCCATACAGTCTTTCTGCCTGGAATTGCTATTATAAAGTGCTCTCCAG GGTGGGAAAAATCAATTCCAAGCATTCCAAGCATTCTAAGTTTATTCGTTATCTGCGAGCCAAATACAAAGATTGTGTACCCCCCATTATCATTTCTGGGCACCAGTTTACTATGGCTAGCCATCATCAGGATGCTGCAAGATGTTATTTAGAAGCTTATAAATTGTTGCCTGAGAATCCATTAATTAACCTGTGTGTGG GAAGCGCCTTAATTAACTTAGCCCTTGGATTTAGACTTCAAAACAAGCATCAATGCCTTGCACAAGGCTTCGCTTTTCTCTACAATAATTTGCGGCTTTGTGAACACAGCCAG GAGGCTCTGTATAATATTGCTCGGGCATGTCATCATGTTGGACTTGTCTCTTTGGCAGCTTCATATTATGAAAAGGTTCTTGCAATTAAAGAGAAAGATTACCCGATCCCAAAACATAATGATAAAAGACCTGACCTCATGGAAAGTGGGGAATCTGGTTACTGTGATCTTCAAAGAGAGGCTGCTTACAATTTGCACCTGATCTACAAAAATAGTGGAGCGGTTGATCTAGCTAGGCAGCTCTTGAAAGATTATTGCACTTTCTGA
- the LOC102627555 gene encoding uncharacterized protein LOC102627555 isoform X1, with the protein MEEEMNDYEEGVELENDEVENDNENEVEDEEEEEAGAGGRVDGDGEEEEEYVFRFKSGVNPLEWTENETSGLEAYQQFERLEYEALADRKRKAIAATNTEEDVAGTSVDAIMELINYGGYRRKTRKLNKKRGRRKGSKNKLSPGVTKLLGEASLQYAYGNFEQAISLLKEVVRLSPNLPETYNTLGLAHSALGNHKSAFAFYVIAAHLSPKDSALWKQLLTFAVQKGDTAQAMYYLRQAIRAEPKDISLRIHLASFYVEIGDYEKAAESYEQIQKSFPDNVDATKTGAQLFLKCGQTARSIGILEEYLKVHPSDADLSVIDLLVAILMENNAYEKTLQHIEHAQIVRFSGKELPLKLKVKAGICYLRLGNMEKAEILFADLQWKNAIDHADLITEVADTLMSLGHSNSALKYYHFLETNAGTDNGYLYLKLAECYLFLKETAHAIMFFYKALDRFEDNIDARLTLASLLLEEAKEEEAITLLSPPKDLDSLDMNSDKSNPWWLNEKIIMKLCHIYRAKGMPEDFVDAIFPLVCESLCVEALRQKVKVKRRLTKGILQQRTKIYNNLPTDSILCGIRPAAPKSELLVAARARKKIQKKEALKEEKKALAKAAGVEWHSDDTDDESQQEAFREPPLPNLLKNEENQCLIIDLCKALASLQRYEEASEIINLSMRLAYNILPLEKKEELRSLGAKMAYDSTDPNHGFDCAKYILQLHPYSLSAWNCYYKVLSRVGKINSKHSKHSKFIRYLRAKYKDCVPPIIISGHQFTMASHHQDAARCYLEAYKLLPENPLINLCVGSALINLALGFRLQNKHQCLAQGFAFLYNNLRLCEHSQEALYNIARACHHVGLVSLAASYYEKVLAIKEKDYPIPKHNDKRPDLMESGESGYCDLQREAAYNLHLIYKNSGAVDLARQLLKDYCTF; encoded by the exons atggaagaagaaatgaatGATTACGAAGAAGGAGTAGAGCTAGAAAACGACGAAGTCGAAAACGATAATGAAAACGAAGTtgaagacgaagaagaagaggaagcaggAGCAGGAGGCAGAGTCGATGGTGAcggtgaagaagaagaagagtacGTGTTTCGATTCAAAAGCGGCGTGAATCCTTTAGAATGGACGGAAAACGAGACATCAGGTCTCGAAGCTTACCAGCAATTCGAACGCCTCGAGTACGAAGCCCTCGCCGACCGCAAACGGAAAGCAATCGCCGCCACTAACAC TGAAGAAGATGTAGCGGGAACGAGCGTGGATGCAATTATGGAATTGATCAATTACGGCGGTTATCGTAGAAAAACAAgaaag CTGAATAAGAAAAGAGGTAGACGAAAGGGGTCGAAGAACAAACTTAGTCCCGGAGTTACGAAATTGCTTGGTGAAGCTAGTCTTCAGTATGCTTATGGTAATTTTGAACAG GCTATATCTTTGCTGAAAGAAGTTGTTCGGTTATCACCTAATTTGCCTGAAACGTACAACACGCTTGGACTTGCACACAGTGCACTTGGAAATCATAAATCAGCATTTGCTTTCTATGTAATTGCTGCGCATCTTTCTCCCAAAGATTCAGCTTTGTGGAAGCAGCTTTTAACTTTTGCGGT ACAAAAGGGGGACACAGCTCAAGCCATGTATTACCTTCGTCAAGCAATTAGAGCAGAGCCTAAAGATATTAGTCTAAGAATTCATCTCGCATCATTCTATGTTGAGATTGGAGATTATGAGAAAGCTGCGGAGTCCTATGAACAGATACAAAAATCATTTCCAGACAATGTTGATGCTACCAAAACAGGGGCACAG TTATTCTTAAAATGTGGTCAGACTGCACGCTCCATCGGCATATTGGAGGAATATCTTAAGGTTCATCCATCTGATGCTGATTTGAGTGTGATTGATCTTCTGGTTGCCATACTCATGGAAAATAATGCATATGAGAAAACTCTGCAACATATTGAGCATGCGCAAATTGTCCGTTTTTCAGGAAAAGAACTgcctttgaaattgaaagttAAAGCAGGAATCTGCTACCTTCGTCTTGGAAATATGGAGAAGGCTGAG ATTCTCTTTGCTGATTTGCAATGGAAGAATGCAATTGATCATGCTGATCTGATTACCGAAGTTGCCGACACATTGATGAGTCTTGGGCATTCTAACTCTGCATTGAAGTACTATCATTTCTTGGAAACGAATGCTGGAACTGACAAT GGTTATTTATATCTAAAACTTGCTGAGTGTTACTTATTCTTGAAAGAAACAGCACATGCGATTATGTTCTTCTACAAAG CTTTGGATAGGTTTGAGGATAACATTGATGCTAGATTAACTTTGGCATCTCTCCTGCTTGAAGAGgctaaagaagaagaagcaataACTTTGCTATCACCTCCAAAAG ATCTAGATTCTCTTGATATGAATTCTGATAAATCTAATCCTTGGTGgcttaatgaaaaaataataatgaagcTTTGCCACATTTATAGAGCTAAAGGGATGCCTGAGGACTTTGTTGATGCAATCTTTCCCTTGGTTTGTGAATCACTTTGTGTTGAAGCTCTTCGGCAAAAG GTTAAAGTGAAAAGAAGGCTAACAAAAGGTATCCTGCAACAACGaaccaaaatatataataatctGCCAACTGATAGCATACTGTGTGGAATTAGACCAGCGGCTCCGAAATCAGAATT GTTGGTAGCTGCTAGAGCAAGAAAGAAGATTCAAAAGAAGGAAGCATTaaaggaagaaaagaaagcttTGGCAAAGGCTGCAGGAGTTGAGTGGCATAGTGATGATACAGATGATGAATCTCAG CAAGAAGCATTCAGAGAACCTCCCCTGCCTAATCtcttgaaaaatgaagagaatCAATGTCTCATCATAGAT CTGTGCAAGGCGTTGGCATCTTTGCAAAGATATGAGGAAGCATCAGAGATCATTAATCTTTCTATGAGATTGGCCTACAACATACTGCCTCTTGAAAAAAAGGAGGAGCTTCGGTCACTTGGCGCCA AAATGGCATATGACAGCACTGATCCGAACCATGGATTTGACTGTGCAAAATACATTCTTCAGCTGCATCCATACAGTCTTTCTGCCTGGAATTGCTATTATAAAGTGCTCTCCAG GGTGGGAAAAATCAATTCCAAGCATTCCAAGCATTCTAAGTTTATTCGTTATCTGCGAGCCAAATACAAAGATTGTGTACCCCCCATTATCATTTCTGGGCACCAGTTTACTATGGCTAGCCATCATCAGGATGCTGCAAGATGTTATTTAGAAGCTTATAAATTGTTGCCTGAGAATCCATTAATTAACCTGTGTGTGG GAAGCGCCTTAATTAACTTAGCCCTTGGATTTAGACTTCAAAACAAGCATCAATGCCTTGCACAAGGCTTCGCTTTTCTCTACAATAATTTGCGGCTTTGTGAACACAGCCAG GAGGCTCTGTATAATATTGCTCGGGCATGTCATCATGTTGGACTTGTCTCTTTGGCAGCTTCATATTATGAAAAGGTTCTTGCAATTAAAGAGAAAGATTACCCGATCCCAAAACATAATGATAAAAGACCTGACCTCATGGAAAGTGGGGAATCTGGTTACTGTGATCTTCAAAGAGAGGCTGCTTACAATTTGCACCTGATCTACAAAAATAGTGGAGCGGTTGATCTAGCTAGGCAGCTCTTGAAAGATTATTGCACTTTCTGA
- the LOC102627270 gene encoding putative anthocyanidin reductase produces the protein MDQKSNFKVCVTGGEGFVGSWLIKKLLDKGYIVHTTLRPNLEDKSKVDLLKSLPGAETRLIFFEAEIYDPDTFENAIQGCDFVFHVATPLQHIDGYQYKNVVEACVGAAKKIASFCVKSGTVKRLIYTASVLCASPLKEDGSAGYKDSIDETCYTPLDHPLTCHNEYLRVYIESKMKSEKELLSYGSSGLEVVALALGVVAGDTNLPYSSTPVSVIGGLCQLTNNEYVYQTLRDTEEILGKLPLVHIDDVCEAHIFCMEKPSMSGRFFCTNVFVSSAEIASCLQQNYPEFHIKQEYLDVPKREIKWGGTKLEEKGFEYNYDLKMILDDSIKCGRKSGYLPQ, from the exons ATGGATCAGAAAAGCAATTTCAAGGTTTGTGTTACTGGAGGTGAAGGTTTTGTTGGCTCTTGGCTTATCAAAAAGCTTTTAGATAAAGGCTATATTGTCCATACAACACTGAGGCCAAACTTGG AAGATAAATCTAAAGTTGATCTACTTAAGAGCCTCCCTGGTGCCGAgacaagattaattttttttgaagctGAGATATATGATCCTGATACTTTTGAAAATGCAATCCAAGGCTGTGATTTTGTTTTCCATGTGGCCACTCCCTTGCAACACATTGACGGCTACCAG TACAAAAACGTTGTTGAAGCCTGCGTGGGTGCCGCCAAGAAGATTGCAAGCTTTTGTGTAAAATCAGGAACTGTGAAGCGACTAATATACACTGCCAGCGTATTGTGCGCATCGCCACTCAAGGAAGATGGCTCTGCTGGCTACAAGGACTCCATCGATGAAACATGCTATACTCCTCTTGATCATCCACTTACTTGTCATAATGAGTATTTGAGG GTATACATAGAGTCAAAGATGAAATCAGAAAAGGAACTACTGAGTTATGGAAGCAGTGGATTGGAGGTGGTAGCCCTAGCACTGGGGGTTGTTGCAGGGGACACAAATCTACCCTACAGTAGCACCCCAGTAAGTGTAATTGGAGGCCTGTGTCAGCTTACAAACAATGAATACGTTTATCAAACCCTCAGGGATACAGAAGAGATACTTGGAAAGCTTCCACTTGTACACATTGATGATGTTTGTGAAGCCCACATCTTCTGCATGGAGAAACCTTCAATGAGTGGTAGATTCTTTTGTACAAACGTCTTTGTTTCATCAGCGGAAATAGCCTCTTGCCTCCAACAGAATTATCCTGAGTTTCACATCAAACAAGA GTATTTGGATGTGCCAAAAAGGGAAATTAAATGGGGTGGAACGAAGCTTGAAGAGAAGGGATTTGAATACAATTATGatttgaaaatgatattaGATGATTCAATCAAGTGTGGTAGGAAGTCGGGTTATCTCCCTCAATAA
- the LOC127900730 gene encoding LOW QUALITY PROTEIN: monooxygenase 1-like (The sequence of the model RefSeq protein was modified relative to this genomic sequence to represent the inferred CDS: inserted 1 base in 1 codon; deleted 1 base in 1 codon) has protein sequence MIFTQKKIRYNVDKNKILIGCDGASSVVADFLKLKPKKAFASCAVRAFTDYPNGHGLPQEIVRMRNDHVLCGTIPINDKLVFWFVVHRWDPKDYSMALRDPELIRSLTLETIKNFPVEKLEMVKNCDLSSLSLTHFRYRAPWDILFGRLRKGTVTVAGGSMHVMAPFLGRGGSAGIEDGVVLARCLARNTMPQYEKIGEALDEYIKERRMRLXGLATQAYLIGSPQETSSMLMKLIIIGLMAVLYRDPFGHTHYNCGSL, from the exons ATGATATTTACACAGAAAAAAATTCGATACAATGTTGACAAAAATAAG ATACTGATCGGATGTGATGGAGCCAGCTCAGTAGTTGCTGATTTTCTGAAGCTGAAGCCAAAGAAGGCTTTTGCATCATGTGCCGTGAGAGCATTTACAGATTACCCAAATGGCCACGGACTTCCCCAAGAAATTGTCCGAATGAGAAACGACCACGTCTTGTGTGGAACTATCCCAATTAATGATAAGCTGGTATTTTGGTTTGTAGTACATCGATGGGATCCTAAAGATTACTCAATGGCTTTGAGAGATCCAGAGTTAATCAGAAGCTTGACTTTAGAAACAATCAAGAATTTTCCagttgaaaaattagaaatggTAAAGAACTGTGACCTTTCTTCATTGTCATTGACCCATTTTAGGTACCGCGCACCATGGGACATATTATTCGGCCGGCTCCGAAAAGGTACCGTGACGGTGGCCGGAGGCTCCATGCATGTGATGGCTCCGTTTCTCGGCAGGGGTGGCTCCGCCGGAATTGAAGAT GGAGTTGTTTTAGCTAGATGCTTGGCACGAAATACTATGCCGCAATATGAGAAAATTGGAGAAGCATTGGATGAATATATAAAGGAGAGAAGAATGAGGC TTGGATTGGCTACTCAAGCTTATCTTATTGGTTCACCTCAGGAAACTTCATCAATGTTAATGAAACTCATTATTATTGGCCTTATGGCTGTTCTCTATAGGGACCCTTTTGGTCATACTCACTACAATTGTGGCAGCCTCTAA